Proteins from a genomic interval of Chitinophagales bacterium:
- a CDS encoding universal stress protein — translation MKKILFPTDFSANAQNAYTYALHLADKLGASITTLHAYLPINVPANVMVSTVGELTVMQQMEEWADYEEAAKTMHEKAVTEKLESVEVNHEMEEGAAVDVIMETVEEEEIDLIVMGTKGASGFIGALIGSNTAEVIEQATVPVLAIPKNAQYRPIRRMAIATDFDKLQEDAIAKAVEFAQLFDAELHCIYVNTAHNPLIGERMSKLSSHFADTPKLTFEVLEGTDNLYNVEDVLETVNKYVHEKDIDMLVMQTHKRTFFQKLFTVSYTKKMAFHTDIPLLAFK, via the coding sequence TGCACTTAGCAGATAAATTAGGCGCAAGTATTACTACACTTCATGCCTATTTACCCATCAATGTACCCGCAAATGTAATGGTAAGTACAGTTGGTGAACTTACTGTAATGCAGCAGATGGAAGAATGGGCAGATTACGAAGAAGCTGCCAAAACCATGCACGAAAAAGCGGTGACAGAAAAATTGGAAAGCGTGGAAGTTAACCACGAAATGGAAGAAGGTGCGGCCGTTGATGTGATTATGGAAACAGTAGAGGAGGAGGAGATAGACCTGATTGTGATGGGAACGAAAGGGGCAAGCGGATTTATTGGCGCACTGATTGGTAGCAATACTGCTGAGGTAATCGAACAAGCTACGGTTCCTGTATTGGCCATTCCTAAAAATGCACAATACCGCCCGATTCGGCGAATGGCGATTGCCACGGACTTTGACAAATTGCAGGAAGATGCAATTGCCAAAGCGGTTGAATTTGCCCAATTATTTGATGCCGAACTACATTGCATCTATGTAAATACAGCGCACAACCCTTTGATTGGTGAGCGGATGTCTAAACTTAGCAGCCATTTTGCAGATACGCCTAAGCTGACCTTTGAAGTATTGGAAGGAACGGATAATCTGTACAATGTAGAGGATGTTTTGGAAACTGTGAATAAATATGTTCACGAAAAAGACATCGATATGTTGGTGATGCAAACACACAAACGCACTTTTTTTCAAAAACTATTTACAGTCAGTTATACCAAAAAAATGGCCTTTCACACAGATATCCCTTTATTGGCCTTCAAGTAG
- a CDS encoding peptidylprolyl isomerase has protein sequence MKQLFFAFLVCLVFVGCKSNQAPTVTNDSATTDEGLIVTVDVLANDSDTEDGLDISSLKISKEPANGTIKFWDGKVRYTPKAGFTGSDEATYEVCDKNKSKPACASAKISFTVEAMKKVKISTDFGDMTVALYNRTPQHRDNFLKLAKEGFFNDLLFHRVINQFMIQGGDPESRGAEATKQLGAGGPGYTVPAEFDFPDLYHKKGALSAARQGDQMNPQKASSGSQFYVVQGKKVMPQELQQLEQRMKTKYTPEQVETYRSIGGTPFLDGSYTVFGEVVEGLDVIDKIAVVQTAPGDRPVEDVKMTITVIE, from the coding sequence ATGAAACAACTATTTTTCGCTTTTTTAGTGTGCTTGGTTTTTGTAGGCTGCAAAAGCAATCAAGCACCTACTGTTACCAACGATAGTGCGACTACTGATGAAGGTTTGATAGTCACCGTAGATGTATTGGCAAACGACAGCGATACAGAGGATGGATTGGACATCAGCAGTTTGAAAATCTCAAAAGAACCTGCAAATGGTACAATCAAGTTTTGGGATGGAAAAGTTCGCTATACACCCAAAGCGGGTTTTACAGGTTCGGATGAAGCAACTTATGAGGTTTGCGACAAAAATAAATCAAAACCTGCTTGTGCTTCTGCAAAAATCAGTTTCACCGTTGAAGCGATGAAAAAAGTGAAAATTAGCACCGATTTTGGTGATATGACTGTGGCCTTGTACAACCGAACCCCTCAGCACCGTGACAACTTCCTTAAATTAGCAAAAGAGGGTTTCTTCAATGACTTGTTGTTTCACAGAGTTATCAATCAATTTATGATACAAGGAGGTGATCCCGAATCAAGAGGTGCCGAGGCTACTAAACAATTAGGAGCAGGTGGCCCTGGCTATACAGTTCCTGCTGAGTTTGACTTCCCTGATTTGTACCACAAAAAAGGAGCATTGTCGGCAGCTCGTCAAGGCGACCAAATGAACCCTCAAAAAGCTTCTTCTGGTTCACAATTTTATGTAGTGCAGGGTAAAAAAGTTATGCCACAAGAATTGCAGCAATTGGAGCAACGCATGAAAACAAAATATACTCCTGAGCAGGTGGAAACATATCGCTCTATTGGAGGCACTCCATTTTTAGATGGCAGCTATACTGTTTTTGGAGAAGTAGTAGAAGGTTTGGATGTTATAGACAAAATTGCAGTAGTTCAAACTGCGCCTGGCGATCGTCCTGTTGAAGATGTTAAAATGACAATTACGGTTATAGAATAA
- a CDS encoding segregation/condensation protein A, translated as MEYQIKLPQFEGPFDLLLFFIERDELDIYDIPIAELTMDFLDYMHQMEQLNIELASEFILVAATLMRIKAKMLIPRKELNEEGEEIDPREELVQRLLEYKKYKTVVEELRILEQARAERFERGNTEFEAQQIYQEYSNENDLEAINLYKLMSVFHIVLQRFEERKKEVKHEVVRYPYTIKNQKEDLTQLINSQKELNFQQLFIACENRVHAIFRLLAILEMAQEKLLYLRIGLGMNNFWVRKNVVENLEA; from the coding sequence TTGGAGTATCAAATAAAACTGCCTCAATTTGAAGGCCCATTCGATTTGCTTTTGTTTTTTATCGAAAGAGACGAACTCGATATTTACGACATACCAATTGCAGAATTGACAATGGATTTCTTGGATTACATGCACCAAATGGAACAACTCAACATCGAACTGGCAAGTGAATTTATTTTGGTTGCAGCTACTTTGATGCGGATAAAAGCCAAGATGCTGATTCCGAGGAAAGAACTGAACGAGGAAGGAGAGGAAATTGACCCCCGGGAAGAATTGGTACAGCGGCTACTGGAATACAAAAAATACAAAACAGTAGTTGAAGAATTGCGAATCTTGGAGCAAGCAAGAGCCGAGCGATTCGAGAGAGGCAATACTGAATTTGAAGCCCAACAAATCTATCAGGAATATAGTAATGAAAATGACTTAGAGGCAATCAACCTTTACAAGCTTATGAGTGTCTTTCATATAGTTTTGCAGCGTTTTGAAGAACGCAAAAAAGAGGTGAAACACGAGGTCGTTCGTTATCCTTATACCATTAAGAATCAAAAGGAAGACTTAACACAATTAATTAACTCACAAAAAGAGTTGAACTTTCAACAACTTTTTATAGCTTGCGAAAATCGTGTTCACGCTATTTTTCGTTTGTTAGCAATATTAGAAATGGCGCAAGAAAAGTTGTTGTATCTGAGAATTGGCTTGGGTATGAACAACTTTTGGGTGCGTAAAAATGTTGTTGAAAATTTAGAAGCTTAA
- a CDS encoding lysylphosphatidylglycerol synthase transmembrane domain-containing protein has product MSLSNQQVSSEALETLNPNKVILPILLSVAIVVFLFVKDFEFGAFNNIQWSLGTAFWFSMAVLCVVVRHFALMYRIKLLTGNKLSWKQSFDIISLWEFGSAVTPSVVGGTAISLFLITKEKISGGETLSVILSTLFLDGLFFLVGIPFLWMILGSTLLTPTHDGQIAVSSAWMYSFILAYGVMVVYTASIGYGLFISPKSFKWLLIKVTKLPFFNRWSEKAVQIGNDMIIASNGLRGKKISFWAGSMGATFASWGLRFLILNCVLLGLTTVGSQLLLFGRQLIIFILMILAPTPGGSGVAEGSVHSLLSDFFLNGTGQVDDGLRLIVITVWRFISYMLYLFLGMIVLRYWLKRVMGNKES; this is encoded by the coding sequence ATGTCCTTATCAAATCAGCAAGTATCTTCCGAAGCATTAGAAACACTCAATCCGAACAAAGTGATTCTGCCCATCCTTCTCAGTGTGGCAATCGTGGTATTTTTGTTTGTCAAAGATTTTGAGTTTGGTGCTTTCAACAATATTCAGTGGAGTTTGGGTACGGCCTTTTGGTTTAGCATGGCGGTACTGTGTGTGGTCGTCCGACATTTTGCTTTGATGTATCGCATCAAGTTGCTGACAGGCAATAAGTTGAGTTGGAAACAAAGTTTTGATATTATTAGCCTATGGGAATTTGGTTCCGCTGTCACCCCTTCTGTAGTGGGTGGCACAGCGATTTCTTTGTTTCTCATCACCAAAGAAAAAATCAGCGGCGGCGAAACCCTTTCGGTCATCTTGTCCACTCTATTTTTAGATGGTTTGTTTTTCTTGGTAGGGATTCCATTTTTGTGGATGATATTGGGAAGTACTTTGTTGACTCCAACGCATGACGGACAGATTGCAGTGAGTTCTGCATGGATGTATTCCTTTATTCTGGCCTATGGAGTGATGGTTGTTTACACTGCTTCAATTGGTTATGGCTTATTTATCAGCCCCAAAAGTTTCAAATGGCTGCTAATCAAAGTTACCAAATTGCCTTTCTTCAATCGGTGGAGTGAAAAAGCAGTACAAATAGGCAATGACATGATTATAGCCTCCAATGGATTGAGAGGGAAAAAAATCTCATTTTGGGCAGGTAGTATGGGTGCTACTTTTGCAAGTTGGGGATTGCGTTTTTTGATTCTCAACTGTGTATTATTGGGTTTGACCACGGTAGGAAGTCAATTATTACTTTTTGGCCGTCAATTGATTATTTTCATTTTGATGATTCTTGCTCCAACTCCTGGTGGCAGTGGCGTGGCAGAAGGTTCTGTTCACAGTCTTCTCTCTGATTTTTTCCTCAATGGTACAGGGCAAGTGGATGATGGGCTTCGCCTGATTGTGATAACCGTTTGGAGATTTATTAGTTATATGTTGTATTTGTTTTTGGGGATGATAGTGCTGCGGTATTGGTTGAAGCGAGTGATGGGGAACAAAGAAAGTTGA
- a CDS encoding acyl-CoA desaturase → MTNIQFQPSSKSQQDFYKTLQKRVNAHFQAEQTHKHANKSMLFKCGLFFTTTLALYLLFISNWFTFWQLLPIAILLGWFKALTGINIGHDAIHGAFSSSKKWNEVLGRIFDLLGVNPYTWRITHNIVHHTYTNIPEHDYDIEVSPKLLRMSPKGILLPHMRFQQYYAFVLYGFSSIFRAFSQEYVKFFSKKLGGYDCPTPPRKEYVHLFFWRFLFYTLFLAVPLMRLSLVWWQVILLFIVMMFIQGLFLGVVFQLAHIVEKVDFPAPNQEGELQHTWAVHQLKTTANFAAQNPVVNFLCGGLNTQIEHHLFPHICHIHYPNIAPIVAKTAEEFGLPYNEYPTFSSALKSHFRQLKKFGQGETKAKNEFAVS, encoded by the coding sequence ATGACCAACATCCAATTCCAACCATCTTCCAAATCCCAACAAGACTTCTACAAAACCCTTCAAAAACGGGTCAATGCCCATTTTCAAGCCGAACAAACACACAAACACGCCAATAAGTCAATGCTCTTCAAATGCGGTTTGTTCTTCACCACAACCCTCGCCCTATACCTCCTATTCATCTCCAATTGGTTCACTTTCTGGCAATTGTTGCCAATAGCCATTCTATTAGGTTGGTTCAAAGCATTGACAGGTATCAACATCGGACACGATGCTATTCACGGAGCGTTCAGTTCCTCCAAAAAATGGAACGAAGTATTGGGGCGAATTTTTGACCTCTTGGGAGTCAATCCCTACACTTGGCGCATCACCCACAACATCGTTCACCACACCTACACCAACATTCCCGAACACGACTACGACATTGAAGTATCGCCCAAACTCTTGCGAATGTCGCCCAAAGGCATATTGCTGCCACACATGCGCTTCCAACAATATTATGCCTTCGTTTTGTACGGTTTTTCGTCCATCTTTCGAGCATTTAGCCAGGAATATGTGAAGTTTTTCAGCAAAAAATTAGGCGGCTACGACTGTCCAACACCTCCCCGAAAAGAATATGTACATCTATTTTTCTGGCGTTTTTTGTTTTATACACTCTTTTTAGCCGTACCCTTGATGCGTTTATCGCTGGTTTGGTGGCAGGTGATTTTACTATTCATCGTGATGATGTTTATCCAAGGATTATTTTTGGGAGTTGTTTTTCAGTTGGCACACATTGTCGAAAAAGTAGATTTTCCAGCACCGAATCAGGAAGGAGAATTGCAGCACACTTGGGCAGTCCACCAATTGAAGACTACCGCCAATTTTGCAGCCCAAAATCCTGTGGTCAATTTTTTGTGTGGAGGACTCAATACCCAAATCGAACACCATCTTTTCCCCCATATCTGCCACATTCATTATCCGAACATTGCGCCCATTGTAGCCAAAACCGCAGAGGAATTTGGCTTGCCTTACAATGAATACCCCACATTCAGTAGCGCATTGAAGTCACATTTTCGTCAATTGAAGAAATTTGGGCAAGGTGAAACAAAAGCAAAAAATGAATTCGCAGTCAGTTAG